A region from the Mesomycoplasma hyopneumoniae J genome encodes:
- a CDS encoding CNNM domain-containing protein, with the protein MALYFAILSVVLVILFFISAIFSASETVFTATSRVKVDENIADSFWGKKQILRYYDNYEKTLTIILIWNNIVNIGISIIISTFFSSLPINESLQILISIAATTPPLIIFGEIYPKIFGRKKPILFLKYFWFFIGFFYYFLYPLATLMTKFVKKINVTNTENELKKIILQAQREEVLEKEESDLAIRALDFDSFKTAKHFTKLKDLVYVNYEDSLESIKNVIIDHNFSRIPVWKENNFIGILLSKDILYLDKFDINDHIVETPLLLATNLIKTNYEILKKAKSHLGFVIDNVENKKIIGILTFEDILECLFGPIYDEYDYRDDLDFYQINPNQITTKAETNIVTINKALKVDLPVSFKDLNQWLLAQKPKKKLILGDKIYFRSPLYSLEFEIISKNANNIEVKITKNENQV; encoded by the coding sequence ATGGCCTTATATTTTGCTATTTTATCCGTTGTTTTAGTGATTTTATTCTTTATTTCGGCAATTTTTTCTGCAAGCGAGACTGTATTTACTGCAACAAGTCGGGTAAAAGTTGATGAAAATATTGCTGATTCTTTCTGGGGAAAAAAGCAAATTTTACGCTATTATGATAATTATGAAAAAACTTTAACAATCATTTTAATTTGAAATAATATCGTAAATATCGGAATTTCGATTATAATTTCGACTTTTTTTTCCAGTTTGCCGATTAATGAATCACTGCAGATTTTGATCTCAATTGCAGCAACAACCCCGCCTTTAATTATTTTTGGCGAAATTTATCCAAAGATTTTCGGGCGCAAAAAACCGATTTTATTTTTAAAATATTTTTGATTTTTTATCGGTTTTTTTTATTATTTTTTATACCCACTTGCAACCTTGATGACAAAATTTGTCAAAAAAATAAATGTTACTAATACCGAAAATGAGCTAAAAAAAATAATTTTGCAAGCCCAGCGCGAAGAAGTTCTTGAAAAAGAAGAATCAGATCTGGCGATCAGAGCGCTTGATTTTGACTCTTTTAAAACCGCAAAACATTTTACAAAATTGAAAGATCTTGTCTATGTTAATTACGAAGATAGTCTTGAATCAATAAAAAATGTGATAATTGATCACAATTTTTCGCGAATTCCAGTCTGAAAAGAGAATAATTTCATCGGAATTCTACTTTCAAAAGATATTTTGTATCTTGATAAATTCGACATTAACGACCATATTGTCGAAACTCCTTTACTTTTGGCGACTAATTTGATTAAGACTAATTATGAAATTTTAAAAAAAGCAAAATCTCACCTTGGTTTTGTCATTGATAATGTAGAAAATAAAAAAATAATTGGAATTCTTACTTTTGAGGATATTCTTGAATGTTTATTCGGGCCAATTTATGATGAATATGACTACCGTGATGATCTAGATTTCTACCAGATCAATCCAAATCAGATTACAACTAAGGCTGAGACAAATATTGTAACAATTAACAAAGCTTTAAAGGTTGACTTGCCCGTGAGTTTTAAAGATCTAAATCAATGACTTTTAGCCCAAAAACCCAAAAAAAAGCTGATTTTAGGAGATAAAATTTATTTTAGATCACCTTTATATAGTTTAGAATTCGAAATAATTAGTAAAAATGCCAACAACATTGAAGTAAAAATAACCAAAAATGAAAACCAGGTATAA
- the dnaB gene encoding replicative DNA helicase, with protein MNNSRYNSPELEAFIISFLLANPEKVVNFIDILNPDDFSVRNLAEIVRAIKNVANQTKNPEVTLVLQELERTGKLDQIGGRNYIVNLYNSNFSLPSEITEHLRIINEKKTLRDLKKIVDDSTKELNSGTKFSYEITTEILQKINLLNFNTKNETFIPIYEIAVQIFAYLTELRTSQNLIKGISTGYENLDLLTSGFQKGDLTILAARPSVGKTAFALNLAWNICENDKSVLFFALEMSNSDLVTRLLSLISGVESGKFKIPKNLRAEDLKAIEKAIETRIKNCKLIINDSGSINIDDIYWQVQKRYRNNLKYDLIIFDYLQLINSATRNQNYNRQVEVSIISRKLKQLAREVETPILALSQLSRNVERREDKTPVLSDLRESGAIEQDADIVAFLHREDYYHKKEEKPDQEQGPNTKLIIAKHRNGPIGTLFFDFFPEFGKFSPAIPESSYNKKANINLGLDE; from the coding sequence ATGAATAATTCTCGTTATAATTCTCCTGAACTTGAAGCATTTATCATCTCTTTTCTTTTAGCAAATCCTGAAAAAGTTGTTAATTTTATTGACATACTTAATCCGGATGATTTCAGTGTTAGAAATTTAGCTGAAATTGTAAGAGCAATAAAAAATGTTGCAAATCAAACAAAAAATCCTGAGGTTACCCTAGTTCTTCAGGAACTCGAAAGAACGGGTAAATTAGATCAAATCGGCGGGCGCAACTACATTGTAAATTTATATAACAGCAATTTTTCGCTACCTTCGGAAATCACTGAACATTTAAGAATAATAAATGAAAAAAAAACTTTAAGAGATCTAAAAAAAATTGTTGATGATTCAACAAAAGAACTAAATTCCGGAACAAAATTTTCTTATGAGATAACCACAGAAATTCTTCAAAAAATAAATCTTCTGAATTTTAATACTAAAAATGAAACTTTTATTCCGATTTATGAGATTGCAGTTCAAATTTTCGCATATTTAACAGAATTACGTACTAGTCAAAATTTAATTAAAGGAATTTCGACCGGATATGAGAATTTAGACTTATTAACTTCTGGATTTCAAAAAGGTGATCTAACAATTTTAGCAGCCCGGCCTTCAGTCGGAAAAACAGCTTTTGCCCTTAATTTAGCTTGAAATATTTGTGAAAATGATAAATCTGTCCTATTTTTTGCACTTGAAATGTCTAATTCTGATTTAGTTACAAGACTTCTTTCGCTTATTTCTGGGGTTGAATCTGGAAAATTTAAAATCCCAAAAAATTTAAGAGCGGAAGATTTAAAAGCAATCGAAAAGGCAATTGAAACCCGAATTAAAAACTGTAAATTAATAATTAATGACTCTGGATCGATTAATATTGATGATATTTACTGACAAGTTCAAAAAAGATATCGAAATAACCTAAAATATGATTTAATTATTTTTGATTATTTACAACTAATTAATTCAGCTACAAGAAACCAAAATTATAACCGTCAAGTCGAGGTATCAATTATTTCAAGAAAATTAAAACAACTAGCCCGTGAGGTCGAAACTCCTATTTTAGCACTTTCACAACTTTCAAGAAATGTTGAAAGAAGAGAGGATAAAACCCCAGTTCTATCGGATTTAAGGGAATCTGGAGCAATTGAACAAGATGCTGATATTGTCGCTTTTCTACATCGTGAGGATTATTATCACAAAAAAGAGGAGAAACCCGATCAAGAACAGGGCCCAAATACGAAACTTATAATTGCAAAACATAGAAATGGACCGATTGGAACTTTATTTTTTGATTTTTTTCCTGAATTTGGCAAGTTTAGTCCTGCAATTCCGGAGTCTTCATATAATAAAAAAGCAAATATTAATTTAGGATTGGATGAATAA
- the rplI gene encoding 50S ribosomal protein L9: protein MKVILIKDTKDGKANTIIDVSPGYATNFLFKNKLAEPLNARTEKLLVKRKQQIEIEKQEKQEQIAKLKIEIEKLVLWFKLKGNKESVHGAITAKKIKKELEIKGIFVDKQAIQTSGISTFGTSFVDIKLSSQTIAKLKINITKDE from the coding sequence ATGAAAGTAATCCTAATTAAAGATACAAAAGATGGAAAAGCGAATACAATTATCGATGTTTCCCCTGGCTATGCCACTAATTTTTTATTCAAGAATAAGTTAGCCGAGCCCCTAAATGCCCGAACAGAAAAACTTTTAGTTAAAAGAAAACAGCAAATTGAGATCGAAAAACAAGAAAAACAGGAACAAATTGCCAAACTAAAAATCGAAATTGAAAAGCTAGTTCTCTGGTTTAAATTAAAGGGAAATAAAGAATCAGTTCATGGGGCAATTACAGCTAAAAAAATTAAAAAAGAACTTGAAATTAAAGGGATTTTTGTTGATAAACAAGCAATCCAAACAAGTGGAATTTCCACTTTTGGCACTAGTTTTGTTGATATAAAATTAAGTTCTCAAACTATTGCTAAATTAAAAATAAATATCACAAAAGATGAATAA